The proteins below are encoded in one region of Paraburkholderia phenazinium:
- a CDS encoding spermidine synthase yields the protein MTKLIKRASAEARAFRNREAESVATRQKTLRTGKRAQRDEDLDDAPQIEAPRKPRFAPVTFSEESGVRYLHFGTEWVQGAMRLRKPDHIELEYAQQMMAWLLFLEAPKRIVQLGLGAAALTKFAYRFLKSSNVEAVELNPAVVIAARTMFQLPSDDARLTVHETDAWDFVNDRTNHGTIGALQIDVYDATARGPVLDSVAFYRAVRACLTDAGLVTVNLFGDHPSFVRNMKRMNEAFDGRVVALPEVHDGNRVAIAFSGPALDVPFTTLEARARLIEAELGLPARQWIKGLRESTGQHGGSFSI from the coding sequence ATGACGAAACTGATCAAGCGCGCTTCGGCCGAGGCCCGTGCATTCCGCAACCGGGAAGCCGAATCGGTCGCCACCCGGCAGAAAACTTTGCGGACAGGCAAGCGCGCGCAACGCGACGAAGACCTTGATGACGCGCCGCAAATCGAAGCGCCACGCAAGCCGCGTTTTGCCCCGGTGACGTTCTCGGAGGAAAGCGGCGTGCGCTATCTGCATTTCGGCACGGAGTGGGTGCAGGGCGCGATGCGTCTGCGCAAGCCCGATCACATCGAACTCGAATACGCGCAGCAGATGATGGCCTGGCTGCTGTTCCTCGAAGCGCCGAAGCGTATCGTACAACTTGGGCTGGGCGCGGCGGCGCTGACCAAGTTTGCGTATCGCTTCCTGAAGAGCTCGAACGTCGAAGCGGTCGAACTGAATCCGGCCGTGGTAATCGCCGCGCGCACGATGTTCCAGCTGCCGTCCGACGATGCCCGTCTTACCGTGCATGAAACCGATGCGTGGGACTTCGTCAACGATCGCACGAACCACGGCACCATCGGCGCGCTGCAGATCGACGTCTACGATGCGACAGCACGCGGTCCGGTGCTCGACAGCGTGGCGTTCTATCGCGCGGTGCGTGCGTGTCTGACGGACGCGGGCCTCGTAACGGTGAACCTGTTCGGGGATCATCCGAGCTTCGTGCGCAACATGAAACGTATGAACGAGGCCTTCGATGGCCGTGTGGTCGCGCTGCCCGAAGTGCATGACGGCAACCGCGTGGCGATTGCGTTTTCGGGCCCGGCACTTGATGTGCCGTTCACGACGCTCGAAGCGCGCGCCAGGCTGATTGAAGCCGAACTCGGCTTGCCCGCGCGTCAGTGGATCAAGGGTCTGCGGGAATCGACCGGGCAACACGGCGGGTCGTTCTCAATTTAG
- the htpG gene encoding molecular chaperone HtpG gives MAQETMSFQAEVKQLLQLMIHSLYSNKEIFLRELISNASDAADKLRFEAIGNNALYENDPNLRIRISYDKAARTVTIDDNGIGMSRDEAVSHLGTIARSGTKEFFGKLSGDQQKDAALIGQFGVGFYSGFIVADKITVETRRAGLSAAEGVRWESAGEGDFAVETIERAQRGTTITLHLRPEEDELLSSHRLKSIIQKYSDHVALPILMQKEEWDAEKSEMVTKDEDETVNQASALWTRSKSDITDEQYKQFYQHLSHDHQEPLTWTHNRVEGRSEYTQLLYVPSAAPFDMWNRDHRGGLKLYVKRVFIMDDAEQLLPTYLRFIKGVVDSSDLPLNVSREILQESRDVKAIREGVTKRSLSMLEDLANADNDADKQKYATFWKEFGQALKEGVGEDFANKDRIAKLIRFASTHNESPEQTVSLADYVARMKPEQTKIYYVTADTFQAATHSPHLEVFRKKGVEVLLLTDRVDEWMLSFLNEFDGKPLQSVARGDLDLGALNDEEKQAQEKVSEELKPLVEKMKEALKDKAKDVRLTFRLTDSPSCLVADDGEMSGYLQRMLKAAGQQAPSFHPILEVNPEHALVKTLHTDSANFDDWCHLLFDQAMLAEGGALEDPASFVKRTNTLLLARAG, from the coding sequence ATGGCACAAGAAACCATGAGCTTTCAGGCAGAAGTGAAACAGCTTCTGCAACTGATGATTCATTCGCTGTACAGCAACAAGGAAATTTTTCTGCGTGAGCTGATTTCGAACGCCTCGGATGCTGCCGACAAGCTGCGTTTCGAAGCGATCGGAAACAACGCGCTCTACGAAAACGACCCGAATCTGCGGATTCGTATTTCGTACGACAAGGCCGCCCGCACCGTCACGATCGACGACAACGGCATCGGCATGAGCCGCGACGAAGCGGTCTCGCATCTGGGCACGATCGCGCGCTCGGGCACCAAGGAATTCTTCGGCAAGCTCTCCGGCGATCAGCAAAAAGACGCGGCATTGATTGGCCAGTTCGGCGTGGGTTTCTACTCGGGCTTTATCGTCGCCGACAAGATTACCGTCGAAACGCGCCGTGCCGGTTTGTCGGCGGCCGAGGGCGTGCGCTGGGAAAGCGCCGGTGAAGGCGATTTCGCAGTGGAGACGATCGAGCGCGCGCAGCGCGGCACGACCATCACGCTGCATTTGCGCCCCGAAGAAGACGAACTGCTGTCGTCGCACCGTCTGAAGTCGATCATCCAGAAGTATTCGGACCACGTCGCGCTGCCCATCCTGATGCAGAAGGAAGAATGGGATGCGGAAAAGAGCGAGATGGTCACGAAGGACGAGGACGAGACCGTCAACCAGGCGAGCGCGCTGTGGACCCGTTCCAAGAGCGACATCACCGACGAGCAGTACAAGCAGTTCTATCAGCATCTGTCGCACGACCATCAGGAGCCGCTGACGTGGACGCATAACCGCGTCGAAGGCCGCAGCGAATATACTCAACTGCTGTACGTGCCGAGCGCGGCGCCCTTCGACATGTGGAACCGCGATCATCGCGGCGGGCTGAAGCTGTATGTGAAGCGCGTCTTCATCATGGACGATGCCGAGCAACTGCTGCCCACGTATCTGCGTTTCATCAAGGGCGTGGTCGACTCGAGCGATCTGCCGCTGAACGTGTCGCGTGAAATCCTTCAGGAAAGCCGCGATGTGAAGGCGATCCGCGAAGGCGTGACCAAGCGTTCGCTGTCGATGCTCGAAGATCTGGCAAACGCCGATAACGACGCCGACAAGCAAAAGTATGCGACGTTCTGGAAGGAATTCGGTCAGGCGCTGAAGGAAGGCGTGGGTGAGGATTTCGCCAACAAGGACCGGATCGCCAAGCTGATCCGCTTCGCCTCGACGCATAACGAGTCGCCTGAGCAGACGGTCTCGCTGGCGGATTATGTCGCGCGCATGAAGCCCGAGCAGACCAAGATCTACTACGTGACCGCCGACACGTTCCAGGCCGCGACGCATAGCCCGCACCTCGAAGTGTTCCGCAAGAAGGGCGTGGAAGTGCTGCTGCTGACCGATCGCGTCGACGAATGGATGCTGTCGTTCCTGAATGAGTTCGACGGCAAGCCGCTGCAAAGCGTCGCGCGTGGCGACCTCGATCTGGGCGCATTGAACGACGAGGAAAAGCAGGCGCAGGAAAAGGTCAGCGAAGAGTTGAAGCCGCTCGTCGAGAAGATGAAGGAAGCGTTGAAGGACAAGGCTAAAGACGTGCGTTTGACGTTCCGCCTGACCGACTCGCCGTCCTGCCTCGTGGCCGACGATGGCGAGATGAGCGGTTACCTGCAGCGCATGCTGAAGGCCGCCGGTCAGCAGGCACCGTCGTTCCATCCGATTCTGGAAGTGAACCCAGAGCACGCGCTGGTGAAGACCCTGCATACGGATAGCGCGAACTTCGACGACTGGTGTCATCTGCTGTTCGACCAGGCCATGCTTGCAGAAGGCGGCGCGCTGGAAGATCCGGCGAGCTTCGTCAAGCGGACCAACACGCTGCTGTTGGCACGCGCAGGTTAA
- a CDS encoding mobilization protein, whose product MSNIHFIGGEKGGVGKSLVARVLAQYFIDTNVPFLGFDTDRSHGALLRFYGDYAAPAVLDRHDSLDPVMEAALEDPQRRILVDLAAQTQQPLAKWLDDSDVLTVAEESGLTLTWWHVMDSGRDSVDLLRQWLDQFGGRLKLVIVLNEVRGDRFEILEASGERARAEALGASVITLRHLPDTTMQKIDQQSTSFWAAVNHPDRAATGLGLLERQRVKIWLQRVYGELAKLGV is encoded by the coding sequence ATGAGCAACATCCACTTCATTGGCGGAGAAAAAGGCGGCGTGGGCAAATCGCTCGTCGCGCGCGTGCTGGCGCAGTACTTCATCGACACCAACGTGCCGTTTCTGGGCTTCGACACCGACCGCTCGCATGGCGCGTTGCTGCGCTTCTATGGCGATTACGCAGCGCCCGCGGTGCTGGACCGGCATGACAGCCTCGATCCCGTGATGGAAGCCGCACTCGAAGATCCGCAGCGGCGCATTCTGGTGGACCTCGCCGCCCAGACACAACAGCCGCTCGCCAAATGGCTCGACGATTCAGACGTGCTAACCGTGGCCGAAGAAAGTGGCCTCACGCTGACGTGGTGGCATGTGATGGATAGCGGCCGCGATTCGGTCGATCTGCTGCGGCAATGGCTCGACCAGTTCGGCGGGCGTCTCAAGCTGGTGATCGTTCTGAACGAAGTGCGTGGCGATCGCTTCGAGATTCTGGAAGCATCCGGCGAACGCGCACGGGCCGAGGCATTGGGCGCCAGCGTGATCACCCTGCGTCATCTGCCCGATACGACCATGCAGAAGATCGATCAGCAGAGCACGAGCTTTTGGGCCGCGGTCAATCATCCGGACCGCGCCGCTACAGGGCTTGGTCTGCTGGAGCGGCAACGCGTGAAGATATGGCTGCAGCGCGTGTATGGCGAGTTGGCGAAACTCGGGGTGTAG
- a CDS encoding DNA-deoxyinosine glycosylase: MTTQKRCFPPVVDANTRVLVLGSLPGEVSLAQSQYYAHKQNRFWHLIGDVIGEEVHSLDYLARLQTLLRHRVGLWDVVAEAQREGSLDSRIRNHASNDLTALVESLPHLVAVAFNGGTAARLGMRALLGAAGKVEFISLPSSSPAYTVPYTDKLKAWEALRGWLVEPSSPKVVQSGRT, from the coding sequence ATGACGACGCAAAAGCGCTGCTTTCCTCCCGTCGTGGATGCCAATACGAGAGTCCTGGTTCTAGGTAGTCTGCCGGGCGAAGTCTCGCTTGCGCAATCGCAGTACTACGCGCACAAGCAGAACCGCTTCTGGCATCTGATCGGCGACGTGATTGGCGAGGAGGTTCACAGCCTCGATTACCTCGCGCGTCTGCAGACGCTGCTGCGTCATCGCGTCGGTCTCTGGGACGTCGTCGCGGAGGCGCAGCGCGAGGGAAGCCTTGATAGCCGGATCCGCAACCATGCCAGCAACGACCTGACGGCACTCGTTGAATCGCTGCCTCATCTCGTTGCGGTCGCGTTCAACGGCGGCACGGCTGCGCGACTCGGCATGCGAGCACTACTCGGCGCAGCCGGCAAGGTGGAGTTCATCAGCCTTCCTTCGAGCAGCCCCGCCTACACCGTGCCTTATACGGACAAGCTCAAGGCATGGGAAGCGTTGCGCGGCTGGCTGGTCGAGCCGTCCTCGCCCAAGGTCGTGCAGAGCGGTCGTACCTAG
- a CDS encoding PLP-dependent aminotransferase family protein, whose protein sequence is MSAALDQIPAPHDASSLTLVDQLVQWARRRIEERVFRAGMRMPSIRKLALDKGVSRFTVVEAYERLVAQGYLDSRRGSGFYVRERLAAPMPGERRQNPEAAPATKTIDVVWLLRNMLQTSTRPERGPGLGFLPSRWLDGELITGALRTLGRQSGAQMLSFGTPQGFLPLRQQLQTRLEELEIGASPDQIVLASGITQAIDLISRIFVQPGDAVIVGDPAWFQMFGRFVSQGAHLVGMPYTPDGPDLDAFETLVQMWRPKMLVINSVLQNPTGTSLTAAQAFRILRLAEEYDFIVVEDDVYGDLCPPGYPATRLASLDQLKRVIYLGSFSKTLAANLRVGFIACSPEVAKAVTDQKMLVGMTSPELNERVLYKILTEGHYRRHVERLRARLDGVRDKSARMLEKTGMKLFQTPGAGIFLWADTGVDSDVLAAAAHEAGFLLTPGSLFSPQQSPSSWTRFNVANCGDPALPAFLCRYLDGVARRAS, encoded by the coding sequence ATGTCTGCCGCGCTCGACCAGATTCCCGCCCCGCACGACGCGTCTTCGTTGACGCTCGTCGATCAGCTCGTCCAGTGGGCACGCCGCCGCATTGAGGAACGCGTGTTCCGCGCCGGCATGCGCATGCCGTCCATCCGCAAGCTCGCGCTGGACAAGGGCGTGTCGCGCTTTACGGTGGTGGAGGCCTACGAGCGGCTCGTCGCCCAAGGCTACCTCGATTCGCGGCGCGGCTCCGGTTTCTACGTGCGCGAACGTCTGGCCGCTCCCATGCCCGGCGAGCGCCGTCAGAACCCCGAAGCCGCGCCCGCCACGAAGACGATCGACGTCGTCTGGCTCCTGCGCAACATGCTCCAGACTTCGACCAGGCCGGAACGCGGCCCCGGTCTCGGCTTCCTGCCGAGCCGCTGGCTCGACGGCGAACTGATCACTGGCGCGCTGCGCACGCTGGGCCGGCAAAGCGGCGCCCAGATGCTCAGTTTCGGCACGCCGCAAGGCTTCCTGCCGCTGCGTCAGCAGTTGCAGACCCGGCTCGAGGAGCTGGAAATCGGCGCGTCGCCGGATCAGATCGTACTCGCCTCGGGCATCACCCAGGCGATCGACCTGATCTCACGCATTTTTGTGCAGCCCGGCGACGCGGTGATTGTCGGCGACCCGGCCTGGTTCCAGATGTTCGGCCGCTTTGTCTCGCAAGGCGCGCACCTCGTCGGCATGCCGTACACACCGGACGGGCCGGATCTGGATGCGTTCGAAACGCTGGTGCAGATGTGGCGCCCGAAAATGCTGGTGATCAACTCGGTGCTGCAGAATCCGACCGGCACCTCGCTCACCGCTGCGCAGGCCTTCCGCATCCTGCGGCTCGCGGAAGAATACGATTTCATCGTCGTCGAGGACGATGTCTACGGCGATCTTTGCCCGCCCGGTTATCCGGCTACGCGGCTTGCGAGCCTCGACCAGTTAAAGCGCGTGATCTACCTCGGCAGCTTTTCGAAGACGCTGGCGGCCAATCTGCGGGTCGGTTTCATCGCCTGTTCGCCGGAGGTCGCGAAGGCCGTCACGGACCAGAAAATGCTGGTCGGCATGACGAGTCCCGAGCTCAACGAGCGCGTGCTGTACAAGATCCTCACCGAAGGCCACTACCGGCGTCACGTGGAACGGCTGCGGGCGCGCCTCGACGGCGTGCGCGACAAGTCCGCGCGGATGCTCGAGAAGACAGGGATGAAGCTGTTCCAGACACCCGGCGCGGGCATCTTCCTGTGGGCCGATACTGGCGTCGACTCGGACGTGCTTGCCGCCGCCGCGCATGAGGCCGGCTTTCTGCTGACGCCGGGCAGCCTGTTTTCGCCGCAGCAGTCGCCGTCGAGCTGGACCCGCTTTAACGTCGCCAATTGCGGCGATCCGGCGCTGCCGGCCTTCCTGTGCCGCTATCTGGATGGCGTCGCGCGGCGCGCCTCTTGA
- a CDS encoding tetratricopeptide repeat protein, translating into MSETNAVTLDDPVYLVWSALCELGFDAAQHRAVALAQDGVTPQIHADLCASAGQFEQAYHSASLSGGETLSGGRYARLALFADALGKQDVAKRYSELAVGAQSVEASIQWIAWLIDSCQAHSAAAHMLRAYGRHAPQDGRAPWWLAIALSSMPGPVASAERREALLRAYALDPAIHPALPLQLALAYREIRDWDTVERVCREVLAKHPADAEISWQLSHAQWQRNDAAGAEATMRAVDAAAPGNAAVLAAIGQYLAEQARYDESEAMLHASLALDPDAALPAVDLADLELRRGDWSAAWPRFEARLKRDDREVNNIVALMANLCPRWRGEPLAGKTLVVHSEQGNGDDIQMVRFLPELAARVHDEGGRLVLAVRRALAPLFRRFYADCVSIEEGPLGKPDFGLPMMSLPLTLGLQLDQVRGGAYLQADPQRLAHWQKKVRVDDAPSPLLHVGLVWSGSPTHRRDAKRSIPLASLAPVLALPGVVFYPLTPGLSADVAAMTAQGYRVRDLTGRYEAGFDDVAALVAALDAVVTVDSAPLHLGGSLGRPVLAMLDHVSHWCWGNAETQPWYDSVQLYRQPEPGAWATVVERVAARLRTMVEHGRTRHADCSR; encoded by the coding sequence ATGTCCGAAACAAACGCAGTCACGCTGGATGATCCCGTTTATCTCGTGTGGTCCGCCCTTTGCGAGCTGGGTTTCGACGCTGCTCAGCATCGCGCAGTCGCGCTGGCGCAAGACGGTGTGACACCGCAGATTCACGCGGACCTGTGCGCGAGCGCCGGGCAATTCGAGCAGGCATATCACAGCGCCTCGCTGTCCGGCGGCGAAACCCTCAGTGGCGGCCGCTATGCGCGGCTCGCGCTGTTTGCCGATGCGCTCGGCAAGCAAGATGTCGCAAAGCGCTACAGCGAACTGGCGGTGGGGGCGCAATCCGTTGAGGCGTCGATCCAATGGATTGCGTGGCTGATCGACTCGTGCCAGGCGCATTCGGCGGCAGCGCATATGCTGCGTGCTTACGGCCGGCATGCGCCTCAAGATGGGCGTGCGCCCTGGTGGCTCGCTATTGCGCTCTCGTCGATGCCGGGTCCTGTGGCGAGTGCGGAGCGACGCGAGGCGCTCTTGCGAGCCTATGCGCTCGATCCGGCGATTCATCCCGCGCTGCCGTTGCAACTGGCGCTGGCGTATCGCGAGATTCGCGATTGGGACACGGTCGAACGTGTGTGTCGTGAGGTACTCGCGAAGCACCCTGCCGACGCGGAAATCTCCTGGCAACTGAGTCACGCGCAATGGCAGCGCAACGACGCCGCCGGCGCCGAGGCGACGATGCGCGCAGTCGATGCGGCAGCGCCCGGCAATGCGGCCGTTCTCGCCGCCATTGGTCAGTACCTCGCCGAGCAGGCGCGCTACGATGAAAGTGAAGCAATGCTACATGCCTCGCTTGCGCTGGACCCGGATGCCGCCTTGCCTGCCGTCGATCTGGCCGACCTGGAGTTGCGCCGAGGCGACTGGTCGGCAGCGTGGCCGCGTTTCGAAGCGCGCTTGAAACGCGACGATCGTGAGGTGAACAACATCGTTGCCTTGATGGCGAACCTGTGTCCGCGCTGGCGTGGCGAACCGCTCGCGGGCAAGACGCTCGTCGTGCATAGCGAGCAGGGCAATGGCGACGATATCCAGATGGTGCGGTTTCTCCCGGAGCTGGCAGCGCGCGTACACGACGAAGGCGGCCGGTTGGTGCTGGCAGTGCGGCGGGCGCTCGCGCCGTTGTTCCGGCGTTTTTATGCCGATTGCGTTTCGATCGAAGAGGGTCCGCTCGGCAAGCCCGACTTCGGTTTGCCGATGATGAGCTTGCCGCTCACGCTCGGTTTGCAACTGGACCAGGTGCGCGGTGGGGCTTACTTGCAGGCGGATCCGCAGCGACTGGCGCATTGGCAGAAGAAGGTGAGGGTGGACGATGCGCCTTCGCCCTTGCTGCACGTTGGGCTCGTCTGGTCCGGCAGTCCGACGCACCGCCGCGACGCAAAGCGTTCGATTCCTCTTGCATCACTGGCGCCGGTTCTCGCGCTGCCGGGCGTCGTGTTCTATCCGCTCACGCCGGGGCTGAGTGCAGATGTAGCAGCCATGACAGCGCAGGGCTATCGCGTGCGTGATCTCACTGGGCGCTACGAGGCTGGCTTCGATGACGTTGCCGCACTTGTCGCTGCACTCGATGCTGTGGTGACTGTCGACAGTGCGCCGTTGCATCTGGGCGGCTCGTTAGGCCGTCCGGTACTGGCAATGCTCGATCATGTCTCGCACTGGTGCTGGGGCAACGCGGAAACGCAGCCCTGGTACGACTCGGTTCAGCTCTACAGGCAGCCCGAACCTGGCGCGTGGGCGACGGTGGTCGAGCGGGTGGCGGCACGCTTGCGAACGATGGTGGAGCATGGAAGAACTCGACACGCTGATTGCTCGCGCTGA
- a CDS encoding chorismate--pyruvate lyase family protein, with translation MAIRFNAADAHWRVAPLPGFSRDQKDWLTRGGSLTAHLRTLGAVAVRVTREAVALPWADECDALGVECRAPVWVREVVLSVDGTPFVAAHSIAPLAASVGVWQAMRKLRTRPLAELLYSDSSVARSALVSRRLTARHPLYRLAAREIGEGHRHPQALVARRSVFERHGAPLMVTECMLPALWTHLVSSKAELSGHEPQRIHVREHGRPLEHTASRAHPVQRETRKG, from the coding sequence ATGGCTATCCGTTTCAATGCCGCTGACGCCCATTGGCGCGTCGCGCCCTTACCCGGTTTCAGCCGGGACCAGAAAGACTGGCTCACCCGCGGTGGCTCGCTCACCGCGCATCTGCGCACGCTCGGCGCCGTTGCGGTGCGGGTCACACGCGAAGCGGTGGCGCTGCCATGGGCCGATGAGTGCGACGCACTTGGCGTCGAGTGCCGCGCACCGGTGTGGGTCCGTGAGGTGGTGTTGTCAGTGGACGGTACGCCGTTCGTCGCGGCGCATAGCATTGCGCCACTGGCCGCGAGCGTTGGCGTCTGGCAGGCCATGCGCAAGTTGCGCACGCGGCCGCTGGCCGAACTGCTCTACAGCGATAGCAGCGTCGCGCGTTCGGCGCTAGTGAGCCGCAGGCTCACAGCGCGTCATCCGCTGTATCGGCTGGCTGCGCGCGAGATTGGTGAGGGGCATCGGCATCCGCAGGCGCTGGTTGCGCGCCGCTCGGTGTTCGAGCGCCATGGCGCGCCGCTGATGGTCACCGAGTGCATGTTGCCCGCCTTGTGGACACATCTGGTGTCTTCCAAGGCCGAATTGTCTGGGCATGAACCGCAGCGCATCCACGTGCGCGAACACGGCCGGCCGCTTGAGCACACCGCGTCGCGTGCCCATCCGGTGCAGCGCGAAACCCGCAAGGGGTAG
- a CDS encoding OmpA family protein, which yields MRRFLSASACAMAALVLAGCAAPLDRAKETSLNQAVGIEVKPVAGGVSVKLPETALFDFGKSEIRPDAAAVINRSAVLLNRSKKPILVEGYTDNVGTLEYNQQLSEARATAVGYALVARGVATERIRTKGNAYNNPVASNDTPEGRALNRRTEILVHGETMDTLMGR from the coding sequence ATGAGAAGATTCCTGAGTGCAAGCGCGTGCGCCATGGCCGCGCTGGTTTTGGCCGGTTGCGCCGCGCCGCTGGATCGGGCCAAAGAGACATCGTTGAATCAGGCTGTGGGCATCGAGGTGAAACCGGTTGCCGGCGGCGTCTCCGTCAAACTGCCTGAGACTGCGCTGTTCGACTTCGGCAAGTCGGAGATACGTCCCGACGCGGCTGCAGTCATCAACCGTTCGGCGGTCTTGCTCAATCGCAGCAAGAAGCCGATCCTCGTCGAAGGGTACACCGACAACGTCGGCACGCTCGAGTACAACCAGCAACTGTCGGAAGCACGCGCCACAGCGGTGGGTTATGCGCTGGTGGCACGCGGCGTGGCCACGGAGCGCATCCGCACCAAGGGCAACGCCTACAACAATCCCGTAGCCAGCAACGATACGCCTGAGGGACGCGCGCTGAACCGGCGCACCGAGATCCTCGTGCATGGCGAGACAATGGATACGTTGATGGGACGCTAG
- a CDS encoding VOC family protein, with the protein MTAHTLRIDHLVISARTLDEGTQYVADTLGVEPAGGGAHPLMRTHNRLLNLWDGVYLEVIAVHPDAEAPASGADARPRLFALDAAATHERLASGPYLSHWVVRVERPKDLPRWQAQYPQRIPPVVPMSRGVFTWGLSVPDDGAFPGWQGAGDGIVPTLIQWDTPQHPSDVLPETGLALKSLKGIHPQAETVAAHLRWLGAAHLIALSAPDIAEGKGDGEGTVETATLVAEIETPNGLRTLK; encoded by the coding sequence ATGACCGCACACACGCTTCGAATCGACCACCTCGTGATTTCCGCCCGCACGCTCGACGAGGGCACCCAGTATGTCGCCGACACGCTTGGCGTGGAGCCGGCCGGCGGCGGCGCACATCCGCTGATGCGCACTCACAACCGGCTGCTGAATCTGTGGGACGGCGTGTATCTCGAGGTGATTGCAGTCCATCCGGACGCCGAGGCTCCCGCCAGCGGCGCCGACGCCCGCCCGCGCCTGTTCGCGCTCGATGCCGCGGCGACCCACGAGCGCCTCGCCAGTGGCCCCTATCTGTCGCATTGGGTCGTGCGTGTCGAGCGGCCGAAGGACCTGCCGCGCTGGCAGGCGCAGTATCCGCAGCGGATCCCGCCGGTCGTGCCAATGAGTCGCGGTGTGTTCACCTGGGGGCTGTCAGTGCCGGACGACGGTGCGTTCCCAGGCTGGCAAGGCGCCGGCGACGGCATCGTGCCGACGCTGATTCAGTGGGACACGCCGCAGCACCCTTCGGACGTGTTGCCGGAAACCGGACTGGCGCTGAAGTCGCTCAAGGGCATTCACCCGCAGGCGGAGACCGTGGCGGCCCACCTGCGCTGGCTCGGCGCGGCACACCTGATCGCCCTGTCGGCGCCGGACATTGCCGAGGGCAAAGGTGACGGCGAAGGTACGGTCGAGACCGCAACGCTAGTGGCCGAAATCGAAACCCCGAACGGCCTGCGCACCCTGAAATAG